A stretch of the Xiphias gladius isolate SHS-SW01 ecotype Sanya breed wild chromosome 19, ASM1685928v1, whole genome shotgun sequence genome encodes the following:
- the mrps27 gene encoding 28S ribosomal protein S27, mitochondrial, translating to MASSVLKRCVTAAVKVKRLSPSLSARRWLLSAAYADTKVWEAREKDPHNLAELAATMDRTYDRNLPVSSLTVSRFVDNISSREEIDQAEYYLYKFRHSPNCWYLRDWTVHSWIRQCLKYGAREKALYTLKNKVQYGIFPDDFTFNLLIDHYIKDGDFKSACSVVEEVMLQEAFDLPSTQILSLYVLGSYLATRPQLTVPEERALGASLLICGLRHDSTVGLSAQLLGNALLGKVEILKGIHAVFRGMPLYWARGYMGRALAVMERVAAASGDIKLSKDTLDYMNDLLQELSSASDSDSSGEESGGEEDKKEDTVDEDDQAEQAKLPQYASRFKELSSQLESLGKVDSTSIQDLVTALAQQNLAAAEKLDLEKYESRVQAWEAEKRQLIQRETEMREKAKQEKEERLAAKAAALQA from the exons ATGGCATCCTCCGTGTTGAAGCGATGTGTGACTGCAGCTGTCAAAGTTAAACGTTTATCTCCGTCTCTTTCAG CTAGAAGATGGTTGCTCTCAGCAGCTTACGCCGACACCAAAGTGTGGGAGGCGAGAGAGAAAGATCCTCACAACCTGG CTGAACTGGCTGCCACCATGGACAGGACATATGACAGGAATCTCCCAGTTAGCTCTCTGACTGTGTCGCGG tttgttgacAACATATCATCTCGGGAGGAAATTGATCAAGCAGAGTACTACCTTTACAA GTTTCGTCACAGTCCAAACTGTTGGTACCTGCGAGACTGGACCGTTCACAGCTGGATCAGACAGTGTCTAAAGTACGGGGCCAGGGAAAAGGCCCTGTACACGCTTAAAAACAAG gtcCAGTATGGAATATTCCCAGATGACTTCACCTTCAACCTGCTCATAGATCATTACATTAAGGATGGAGACTTTAAaa GTGCGTGCTCTGTCGTTGAAGAGGTGATGCTTCAGGAGGCCTTCGACCTTCCCTCCACACAGATCTTGTCTCTGTACGTTCTGGGCAGTTACCTAGCAACCAGACCACAACTCACT GTGCCAGAGGAGCGGGCTTTGGGGGCATCGCTGCTCATCTGTGGACTGAGGCATGACAGCACCGTTGGCCTCAGCGCTCAGCTACTAGGCAATGCTCTCCTAG GCAAGGTGGAGATTTTAAAGGGCATACATGCCGTGTTCAGAGGGATGCCTCTTTACTGGGCTCGTGGATATATGGGCCGAGCGTTGGCTGTCATGGAGAGAGTGGCTGCTGCTTCTGGTGACATCAAGCTATCCAAAGACACA CTGGACTACATGAATGACTTGCTGCAGGAACTTTCTTCCGCCTCAGACTCTGACTCTTCTGGAGAGGAgtcaggaggagaggaggacaagaAAGAAGACACCGTAGATGAAGATGATCAGGCCGAGCAGGCTAAGTTACCTCAGTATGCCAGCAGATTCAAG GAATTGAGCAGCCAGCTGGAGTCTCTGGGTAAAGTGGATTCTACCTCCATCCAGGATTTAGTGACCGCTCTGGCCCAGCAGAACCTAGCTGCTGCGGAGAAACTGGACCTGGAGAAGTACGAGAGCCGTGTGCAGGCCTGGGAGGCTGAAAAGAGGCAGCTGatccagagagagacagagatgagggAGAAGGCCaagcaggagaaagaggagaggttAGCTGCCaaggctgcagctctgcaggCGTAA